In the genome of Xanthobacteraceae bacterium, one region contains:
- a CDS encoding TRAP transporter small permease subunit, whose protein sequence is MRKLLDRFYLLMLGVAAACLAVIFALVIAQVIGRIFDSTLVIFNYPPYGFLIPSLAEISGYLFAAASFLALAATLKRGAHIRVTMLVGSVQPRMRKIFELWALAACLAIAAYATWSLVALAYSSFKFGDVSSGLFPIKYWIPQSAMALGLAAFCIALLDELVLTWRRGRPSFVEAESAITMGQE, encoded by the coding sequence ATGCGAAAGTTGCTGGACCGATTTTATCTTCTCATGCTGGGCGTTGCCGCGGCTTGTCTGGCTGTGATTTTTGCTTTGGTAATTGCACAGGTAATCGGACGGATATTCGATTCCACGCTCGTTATTTTCAATTATCCGCCGTACGGATTTCTGATTCCGTCGCTGGCCGAAATCTCGGGTTATCTTTTCGCCGCCGCCAGTTTTCTCGCGCTTGCCGCAACCCTCAAGCGCGGCGCGCACATCCGCGTGACGATGCTGGTAGGTTCTGTGCAGCCGCGGATGCGCAAGATATTCGAGCTTTGGGCGCTCGCGGCTTGCCTCGCGATTGCGGCCTACGCAACCTGGTCGCTGGTCGCGCTCGCATATTCTTCCTTCAAGTTCGGCGACGTGTCGTCGGGCCTGTTTCCGATCAAATATTGGATTCCGCAGAGCGCGATGGCGCTGGGCCTGGCCGCTTTCTGCATCGCGCTGCTCGACGAACTCGTGCTGACATGGCGCCGCGGTCGGCCTTCCTTCGTCGAAGCCGAAAGCGCAATCACGATGGGGCAGGAATAG
- a CDS encoding TRAP transporter large permease subunit yields the protein MGFVEWTALLVLLLFAILASSVWIAVALGAIGFVAMKILSSAPAGASLSTSLWQSLNGWDLIALPMFIWMGEILFRTRLAEDLFAGLAPWVRRLPGRLLHVNILGCAVFAAVSGSSAATCATIGRITLPELQKRGYDERMTIGTLAGSGTLGLLIPPSIIMIVYGAATDQSIARLFIAGVIPGIMLAFLFMGFVMVWALLNSDRMPAQEPRIPWRERIRPTLGLVPVTLLILGVIGSIYGGLASATEAAVVGVALSLLFAALSGQLSFETFFSGLSGATVTSCMIAAILAGAAFLTTAMGFTGIPRALAEWVSSLGLSKWQLLLALTIFFIVLGCFLDGISMVVLTTSVIMPLVEKASFDLIWFGVYIVLVVEMAQITPPVGFNLFVLQGMTRRSIFAIGAYAFPLFLLMCVAVVLIAAFPQLVLWLPSTMLDVNR from the coding sequence ATGGGCTTCGTCGAATGGACTGCGCTACTGGTCCTTTTGCTCTTTGCGATTCTTGCCTCCAGCGTCTGGATCGCAGTGGCGCTTGGTGCGATCGGCTTCGTCGCGATGAAAATCCTGTCCAGCGCACCTGCCGGGGCCTCGCTTTCGACCTCGCTCTGGCAATCGCTGAACGGCTGGGACCTTATCGCGCTGCCAATGTTCATCTGGATGGGAGAGATATTATTTCGCACGCGCCTTGCGGAAGATCTTTTCGCGGGGCTGGCGCCCTGGGTGCGCCGGCTGCCTGGCCGCCTGCTGCATGTGAACATTCTCGGCTGCGCGGTGTTCGCCGCGGTGTCGGGATCGTCGGCTGCAACCTGCGCAACCATTGGACGGATTACGCTCCCCGAATTGCAGAAGCGCGGCTACGACGAGCGTATGACCATCGGTACGCTGGCGGGATCGGGAACGCTCGGGCTGTTGATTCCACCTTCGATCATCATGATCGTCTATGGCGCTGCAACCGACCAGTCGATCGCGCGGTTGTTCATCGCTGGCGTGATTCCCGGCATCATGCTGGCCTTTCTGTTCATGGGTTTTGTAATGGTGTGGGCGCTGCTGAACAGCGACCGCATGCCAGCCCAGGAGCCGCGTATTCCATGGCGGGAGCGCATCCGGCCGACGCTGGGTCTCGTCCCCGTGACTCTGTTGATCCTCGGCGTGATCGGTTCGATCTACGGCGGATTGGCATCGGCGACCGAAGCCGCGGTCGTCGGGGTCGCCCTCTCGCTGCTGTTCGCGGCACTCAGCGGCCAGTTGAGTTTCGAAACCTTCTTCAGCGGGTTAAGCGGGGCCACGGTCACGTCGTGCATGATCGCGGCGATCCTCGCGGGTGCTGCGTTCCTGACGACGGCGATGGGCTTTACCGGAATTCCGCGCGCCCTCGCGGAATGGGTTTCATCGCTGGGTTTGAGCAAGTGGCAGCTTCTGCTCGCGCTCACGATTTTCTTCATCGTGCTTGGCTGCTTTCTTGATGGCATCTCTATGGTCGTGCTGACCACGTCGGTCATCATGCCGCTCGTCGAGAAGGCGAGCTTCGACCTTATATGGTTCGGCGTCTACATCGTGCTGGTGGTCGAGATGGCGCAGATCACGCCGCCGGTCGGCTTTAACCTGTTCGTATTGCAGGGGATGACGCGGCGTTCGATCTTCGCAATCGGAGCCTACGCATTCCCGTTGTTCCTGCTGATGTGCGTAGCCGTCGTGCTTATTGCCGCGTTCCCGCAACTGGTGTTGTGGTTGCCGTCCACGATGCTCGACGTGAACAGGTAG
- a CDS encoding aldo/keto reductase, protein MEYVRFGSTGMKVSRLCLGCMTYGAKSWREWVLNEDDAKPFFKAAFDAGINFFDTADMYSQGASEEIVGRAMKEYAARREEVVVATKVFNTMGKAPNLKGLSRKHIMEGVDASLKRLKMDYIDLYIIHRFDYETEIEETIEALSDVVKAGKALYLGASSMWSWQFAKMLTMQKERGLARFVSMQNYYNLIYREEEREMLPLCKDQNIAVTPWSPIARGFLAGSMPSQGERTVRGNTDDYSKHLGIGATDTDHEIAERVRVVAEKLGVSRAAVAIAWTLASPLVTSPIIGASKPHHLPDALKALEIKLDAETKKYLEEPYRTRQPAGHA, encoded by the coding sequence ATGGAATACGTCCGCTTCGGCTCGACCGGCATGAAGGTATCGCGGCTGTGTCTCGGCTGCATGACCTACGGCGCGAAGTCGTGGCGCGAATGGGTATTGAACGAAGACGACGCGAAGCCGTTCTTCAAGGCGGCGTTCGATGCCGGCATCAATTTCTTCGACACGGCGGACATGTATTCGCAGGGCGCCAGCGAGGAAATCGTCGGCCGCGCGATGAAGGAATATGCCGCGCGCCGCGAGGAAGTGGTGGTCGCGACCAAGGTCTTCAACACGATGGGCAAGGCACCGAACCTGAAAGGGTTGTCGCGCAAGCACATCATGGAAGGCGTCGACGCTTCGTTGAAGCGCCTGAAGATGGATTACATCGATCTCTACATCATCCATAGATTCGACTACGAAACGGAAATCGAGGAAACCATCGAAGCCCTTTCCGATGTAGTGAAGGCGGGCAAGGCGCTCTATCTCGGCGCGTCCTCCATGTGGTCGTGGCAGTTCGCGAAGATGCTGACCATGCAGAAGGAGCGCGGTCTCGCGCGCTTCGTCTCCATGCAAAACTATTACAACCTGATCTATCGCGAGGAGGAGCGGGAGATGCTTCCCCTCTGCAAGGACCAGAACATCGCGGTGACGCCGTGGTCGCCGATCGCGCGCGGTTTTCTCGCAGGCTCGATGCCGTCGCAGGGCGAACGCACCGTGCGCGGCAACACCGACGACTATTCGAAGCACCTCGGCATTGGCGCAACCGACACCGACCACGAAATCGCCGAGCGCGTGCGCGTCGTCGCCGAGAAGCTCGGCGTTTCGCGCGCGGCGGTTGCGATTGCATGGACGCTCGCGAGTCCGCTCGTGACCTCTCCCATCATCGGCGCTTCCAAGCCGCATCACTTGCCGGATGCGCTCAAAGCGCTTGAGATCAAGCTGGACGCCGAGACAAAGAAATATCTCGAAGAGCCGTATCGTACGCGGCAGCCCGCGGGCCATGCATAG
- a CDS encoding SDR family oxidoreductase, which translates to MATHDIGGKTVLIAGGAKNLGGLLARDLAGHGAKAVMIHYHSASAKDDAAKTAAAVEAAGAKAATFQADLRSAAGNEKLFAETVLAFGKPDVAINTVGKVLKKPMVDVSEAEFDDMSAINAKSAFFFLKEAGKNLNDNGKVCTVVTSLLGAFTPFYSTYAGMKAPVEHFTRAAAKEFGDRGISVSAIGPGPMDTPFFYPAEGADAVAYHKTAAALSKFTKTGLTDIADIVPFIRFLVSDGWWMTGQTILVNGGYTTK; encoded by the coding sequence ATGGCAACGCACGACATCGGCGGCAAGACGGTTCTCATAGCTGGCGGCGCGAAGAACCTCGGTGGTTTGCTCGCGCGCGATCTCGCGGGGCACGGCGCTAAGGCAGTGATGATCCACTATCACAGCGCATCGGCAAAAGATGACGCGGCAAAAACCGCTGCGGCGGTGGAAGCCGCGGGGGCGAAGGCGGCAACGTTTCAGGCCGATCTCCGCTCCGCCGCGGGAAACGAAAAACTCTTTGCCGAAACCGTGCTCGCTTTCGGCAAGCCCGACGTTGCGATCAATACGGTGGGCAAGGTTCTGAAAAAGCCGATGGTCGATGTTTCAGAAGCCGAGTTCGACGACATGTCCGCGATCAACGCGAAGTCGGCGTTCTTCTTCCTGAAGGAAGCGGGCAAGAACCTGAATGACAACGGCAAAGTCTGCACGGTCGTCACGTCACTGCTCGGCGCGTTCACGCCGTTCTATTCGACCTATGCCGGCATGAAGGCCCCCGTCGAGCATTTCACGCGCGCCGCTGCGAAAGAGTTCGGCGACCGCGGCATTTCGGTGAGCGCGATCGGTCCGGGTCCGATGGATACGCCGTTCTTCTATCCGGCCGAAGGCGCGGATGCAGTGGCCTATCACAAGACTGCGGCGGCGCTCTCGAAATTCACCAAGACCGGCCTGACCGACATCGCCGACATCGTGCCGTTCATCCGGTTTCTTGTCTCGGACGGCTGGTGGATGACGGGACAGACCATCCTCGTCAACGGCGGCTACACGACGAAGTAG
- a CDS encoding LysR family transcriptional regulator, whose amino-acid sequence MDRIERFRVFVRVTDCASFSRAAESLGLPRSTVSAAIQDIEALVGATLLHRTTRKVIPTPEGLEFYDRCVRLIADFEETQSAFRKGESAVRGKLRVSVPGRIGRLVIAPALPEFLARYPEIEISFGATDRMVNLVEDAIDCAVRVGTIADNNVAVHPFGELRLINVASPAYLRRYGTPRKPADLVRHVAVSYETLGSVVAPWEWTERGHVRTRTMRSHVTVNNAEAYIACSLAGLGLIQIPAYDVKAHIASGELVAVMKGYCAEPMPLVIVYPKGRRISRRVQAFAEWAESLLKRELFAPDRTKARAGHHKPPLR is encoded by the coding sequence TTGGACCGCATCGAGCGCTTCCGTGTCTTCGTCCGCGTAACCGACTGCGCGAGTTTCAGCCGCGCTGCCGAAAGCCTCGGCCTGCCGCGTTCGACCGTGTCCGCTGCAATTCAGGACATCGAAGCGCTTGTCGGCGCCACGCTGCTCCATCGCACCACGCGCAAGGTCATCCCGACGCCGGAAGGCCTCGAATTCTACGATCGCTGCGTTCGCCTGATCGCGGATTTCGAGGAAACGCAATCGGCGTTCCGGAAAGGGGAGAGCGCGGTTCGCGGCAAGTTGCGGGTCAGCGTGCCGGGCCGGATCGGCCGCCTCGTCATTGCGCCCGCGTTGCCGGAATTTCTCGCGCGCTATCCTGAAATAGAAATTTCTTTCGGCGCGACCGACCGCATGGTCAACCTGGTCGAGGACGCGATCGACTGCGCGGTGCGCGTCGGCACGATCGCGGACAATAATGTCGCCGTGCATCCGTTCGGCGAACTGCGGCTGATCAATGTGGCAAGCCCGGCCTATTTGCGCCGCTACGGTACGCCGCGAAAACCGGCCGATCTGGTCCGTCATGTCGCCGTCAGTTACGAAACATTGGGCAGCGTAGTCGCGCCGTGGGAATGGACCGAGCGCGGTCATGTGCGCACGCGCACCATGCGCAGCCATGTCACGGTCAACAATGCGGAAGCCTATATCGCCTGTAGTCTCGCGGGCCTCGGGCTGATCCAGATTCCCGCCTATGACGTGAAGGCGCATATCGCTTCCGGCGAACTGGTCGCGGTGATGAAAGGCTATTGCGCCGAGCCGATGCCGCTCGTGATCGTCTATCCGAAGGGAAGGAGGATATCGCGAAGGGTACAGGCTTTCGCGGAATGGGCGGAAAGCCTGTTGAAGCGCGAACTGTTCGCGCCGGATCGCACCAAAGCCCGCGCGGGCCATCACAAACCGCCGCTTCGCTAA
- the groES gene encoding co-chaperone GroES — MKKFRPLHDRVVVKRIDADQKTKSGIIIPDSAQEKPSEGEVIAVGPGGRDESGKLVPIDVKVGDRILFSKWSGTEVKIDGTELLIMKESDIMGIIGK, encoded by the coding sequence ATGAAAAAATTCCGTCCCCTCCATGACCGCGTGGTCGTCAAGCGCATCGACGCCGACCAGAAGACCAAGAGCGGCATCATCATTCCCGACAGTGCGCAGGAAAAGCCGTCCGAAGGCGAAGTGATCGCCGTGGGTCCGGGCGGGCGCGACGAAAGCGGCAAGCTCGTTCCGATCGACGTGAAGGTCGGCGACCGCATCCTGTTCAGCAAGTGGTCCGGAACGGAAGTGAAGATCGACGGTACCGAACTCCTGATCATGAAGGAGTCGGACATCATGGGCATCATCGGCAAGTAA
- the groL gene encoding chaperonin GroEL (60 kDa chaperone family; promotes refolding of misfolded polypeptides especially under stressful conditions; forms two stacked rings of heptamers to form a barrel-shaped 14mer; ends can be capped by GroES; misfolded proteins enter the barrel where they are refolded when GroES binds): protein MAAKEVRFSTEARDKMLRGVDILANAVKVTLGPKGRNVVLDKSFGAPRITKDGVTVAKEIELEDKFENMGAQMLREVASKTNDLAGDGTTTATVLAQSIVREGAKSVAAGMNPMDLKRGIDLAVAKVVDDITKNARGVKSSKEVAQVGTISANGDETIGSMIAEAMQRVGNEGVITVEEAKSLETDVDIVEGMQFDRGYISPYFVTNADKMTAELNDPYILVFEKKLSTLQSMLPVLEAVVQSGKPLLIIAEDVEGEALATLVVNRLRGGLKVAAVKAPGFGDRRKAMLEDIAILTNGQMIAEDLGIKLENVTLQMLGRAKKVMIEKEKTTIVDGTGKKKDIEARVAQIKQQIEETTSDYDKEKLQERLAKLAGGVAVIRVGGATEIEVKEKRDRVDDALNATRAAVQEGIVPGGGVALLRSKKAVGRLKDDNEDVQAGINIVLKALEAPIRQIAENAGVEGSIVVGKITDQNEPDYGFDAQNEKYGDMFRAGIIDPAKVVRTALQDAASIAGLLITTEAMIAELPKKEGPAAPAMPGGGMDF from the coding sequence ATGGCTGCCAAGGAAGTACGCTTCTCGACCGAAGCGCGCGACAAGATGTTGCGCGGCGTTGATATTCTCGCCAATGCCGTGAAGGTGACGCTCGGCCCGAAGGGCCGCAACGTCGTGCTCGACAAATCGTTCGGCGCGCCGCGCATCACCAAGGACGGCGTCACCGTCGCCAAGGAAATCGAACTTGAGGACAAGTTCGAGAACATGGGCGCGCAGATGCTGCGCGAAGTGGCGTCGAAGACCAACGACCTCGCCGGCGACGGCACCACGACCGCGACCGTTCTCGCCCAATCGATTGTCCGCGAAGGCGCGAAGTCGGTTGCCGCCGGCATGAACCCGATGGACCTCAAGCGTGGCATCGATCTCGCCGTCGCCAAGGTCGTCGATGACATCACCAAGAACGCGCGCGGCGTGAAATCCTCAAAGGAAGTCGCGCAGGTCGGCACCATCTCGGCCAACGGCGACGAAACCATCGGCTCGATGATCGCCGAGGCCATGCAGCGCGTCGGCAACGAAGGCGTGATCACGGTCGAGGAAGCCAAGTCGCTGGAGACCGACGTCGATATCGTCGAGGGCATGCAGTTCGACCGCGGTTACATCTCGCCGTACTTCGTCACCAACGCCGACAAGATGACGGCCGAGCTGAACGATCCCTACATCCTAGTGTTCGAGAAGAAGCTCTCGACGCTCCAGTCGATGCTGCCCGTGCTCGAGGCGGTGGTGCAGTCGGGCAAGCCGCTGCTCATCATCGCGGAAGACGTGGAAGGCGAGGCGCTCGCGACCCTCGTCGTGAACCGTCTGCGCGGCGGCCTGAAGGTCGCTGCTGTGAAGGCACCGGGCTTCGGCGACCGCCGCAAGGCGATGCTGGAAGACATCGCGATCCTGACCAACGGCCAGATGATCGCAGAAGACCTCGGCATCAAGCTGGAGAACGTCACGCTCCAGATGCTCGGCCGCGCCAAGAAGGTGATGATCGAGAAGGAAAAGACCACCATCGTCGACGGCACCGGCAAGAAGAAAGACATCGAAGCCCGTGTCGCCCAGATCAAGCAGCAGATCGAGGAAACCACCTCGGACTACGACAAGGAAAAGCTGCAAGAGCGCCTCGCCAAGCTCGCGGGCGGCGTGGCCGTCATCCGCGTCGGCGGCGCGACCGAAATCGAAGTGAAGGAAAAGCGCGACCGCGTCGACGACGCGCTGAATGCGACCCGCGCCGCGGTGCAGGAAGGCATCGTGCCGGGCGGCGGCGTTGCATTGCTTCGTTCCAAGAAGGCCGTCGGCCGTCTCAAGGATGATAACGAAGACGTGCAGGCCGGCATCAACATCGTGCTGAAAGCGCTGGAAGCGCCGATCCGCCAGATCGCGGAAAACGCCGGTGTCGAAGGCTCCATCGTGGTCGGCAAGATCACGGACCAAAACGAGCCGGACTACGGCTTCGATGCGCAGAACGAGAAGTACGGCGACATGTTCCGCGCCGGCATCATCGACCCGGCGAAGGTCGTGCGCACTGCCTTGCAGGACGCCGCTTCCATCGCGGGCCTGCTGATCACGACCGAAGCCATGATCGCCGAACTGCCGAAGAAGGAAGGCCCCGCCGCTCCGGCAATGCCGGGCGGTGGAATGGACTTCTGA
- a CDS encoding TRAP transporter large permease subunit yields the protein MTGNEILALSMLGSFFVLLMLGLPVGLTLAVSGFVFGYIGFGPLLFNLVPGRIFGSVTSYTLIAIPLFVFMGVMLEKSKLAEDLMEVVGHLAGNLRGGLGIGIILVGVVMGATTGIVGATVVTLGLLTLPALLRRGYDKGLASGMICASGTLGQIIPPSLILILLADILNESVGTLFAAAVIPGLLLAAIYIIYILALGIFRPDSVPAVPLAERQAMSRVQLWAKLARVALPPVALVGAVLGSIIAGIAAPTEAASMGALGSILVTAIGGRLNFKVLRETIESTTKITAMMMFILICAQIFAIAFRGLGGEKLVEDAFKWLPGGVAAEIWFMLFIIFILGFFIEWIEICYIAVPLFLPIMQAHGLDLIWIATLICVMLQTSFLTPPFGWALFFLRGVAPPEVKTSDIYRGIIPFVAMQVLATFIIFMLPALALWLPKKIGW from the coding sequence ATGACCGGCAATGAGATACTCGCGCTCAGCATGCTGGGTTCGTTCTTTGTTTTGCTCATGCTCGGCCTTCCGGTCGGACTTACGCTGGCGGTTTCCGGATTTGTGTTCGGCTACATCGGCTTCGGACCGCTGCTGTTCAACCTCGTTCCCGGGCGCATCTTCGGCTCCGTCACCAGTTACACCCTGATCGCGATTCCGCTTTTCGTTTTCATGGGCGTGATGCTGGAGAAATCAAAACTCGCGGAAGACCTGATGGAAGTCGTCGGCCACCTTGCGGGAAACCTTCGCGGCGGACTGGGCATCGGCATCATTCTGGTCGGCGTGGTCATGGGCGCGACCACCGGCATTGTCGGCGCGACGGTGGTGACGCTCGGTCTGCTCACGCTACCCGCGCTGCTCCGGCGCGGTTACGACAAGGGCCTTGCCAGCGGCATGATCTGCGCCTCAGGCACCCTCGGTCAGATCATTCCGCCCAGCCTCATCCTCATTCTGCTGGCGGACATCCTGAACGAGTCGGTTGGCACGCTGTTCGCGGCGGCAGTCATTCCCGGATTGCTGCTCGCAGCGATCTATATCATTTACATTCTCGCCCTCGGTATCTTCCGGCCGGACAGCGTTCCGGCGGTGCCGCTCGCGGAGCGGCAGGCAATGTCGCGCGTTCAACTATGGGCCAAACTTGCGCGCGTGGCGTTGCCGCCGGTCGCGCTGGTCGGCGCGGTGCTGGGATCGATCATCGCCGGCATCGCCGCACCAACGGAAGCGGCGTCGATGGGTGCGCTCGGTTCGATTCTCGTCACTGCGATCGGGGGCCGTCTCAACTTCAAGGTACTGCGCGAGACAATCGAATCCACGACGAAGATCACCGCGATGATGATGTTCATTCTCATCTGCGCGCAGATTTTCGCCATCGCTTTCCGTGGTCTCGGCGGCGAGAAGCTGGTGGAAGACGCTTTCAAATGGCTGCCGGGCGGGGTCGCCGCCGAAATCTGGTTCATGCTGTTCATCATCTTCATTCTCGGATTCTTCATCGAATGGATCGAGATTTGCTACATCGCAGTGCCTTTGTTCCTGCCGATCATGCAGGCGCACGGCCTCGACCTGATATGGATCGCGACGCTGATATGCGTGATGTTGCAGACGTCCTTCCTGACGCCGCCGTTCGGCTGGGCGCTGTTCTTCCTGCGCGGCGTGGCGCCACCGGAAGTGAAAACCAGCGATATCTACCGAGGGATCATTCCGTTTGTAGCCATGCAGGTGCTGGCGACCTTCATCATATTCATGTTGCCCGCGCTGGCACTGTGGCTGCCGAAGAAGATCGGCTGGTAA
- a CDS encoding TRAP transporter small permease subunit → MKAFASIAGAIDTFIDRFGMVAAWTSFALVLVMASNVLLRYLFSTGSVWAQELEWHLLVPISLLGMSYALRHGEHVRVDIFFSKYSERWQLIGDIVTSLLSVIVCLIVIQLSLPYVLQSWNNGEDSANPGGIPYRYILKAFIPFGFALFALQSLADAIRFWIKLNNLKDQK, encoded by the coding sequence ATGAAGGCCTTCGCGTCGATCGCAGGCGCGATCGACACCTTCATCGACAGGTTCGGCATGGTCGCCGCGTGGACGAGCTTTGCGCTCGTCCTCGTGATGGCATCGAACGTGCTGCTTCGCTACCTGTTCTCGACCGGCTCGGTTTGGGCACAGGAGCTGGAATGGCATCTGCTGGTGCCGATTTCCCTGCTCGGCATGTCGTATGCGCTACGGCACGGCGAACATGTGCGCGTCGATATTTTCTTCTCGAAATACAGCGAACGCTGGCAACTCATCGGCGACATCGTAACTTCGCTGCTATCTGTCATCGTCTGCCTGATCGTGATCCAGCTTTCGCTGCCTTATGTCCTGCAATCGTGGAATAACGGCGAAGACTCGGCTAACCCCGGCGGCATTCCCTATCGCTACATTCTGAAGGCGTTCATTCCATTTGGCTTCGCGTTGTTCGCGCTGCAATCGCTCGCGGATGCCATTAGATTCTGGATCAAGCTGAATAACCTGAAAGATCAGAAATGA
- a CDS encoding TRAP transporter substrate-binding protein — protein MRRRDFTKLALTATAATIAAPVVVRAQTTFNWKMTSAYGPKAAFYSVGPGSATDLCKRIEAMSGGRLKIQFYGAGELVPAMEGFDAASAGTVEMNYGNAYFWTGKSFAAQYFTAVPFGLNFQGINGWLYDGGGMALYQEVYDKFKLVPLVCGNTGVQMTGWFRKEIKSVDDLKGLKMRIPGLAGRVYQKLGVDVRLLPGGEIFPALERGVIDAAEFVGPYLDRQLGLQKVAKYYYTTGWHETATVSEVAINKDAWDKLPADLKAVVENACAACNVISEAWCQKKNAEAFEDLVKNQGVIAQPLPDSVVAALRKGTEEVIAEAVAKDPLVKKVNDSYFAYLAKYKSWTALSEGVYHTKVLG, from the coding sequence ATGCGCCGCCGCGACTTCACGAAACTCGCCCTCACCGCTACTGCCGCCACCATCGCTGCGCCCGTCGTCGTGCGCGCGCAAACAACGTTCAACTGGAAGATGACTAGCGCATACGGTCCGAAGGCTGCGTTCTATTCGGTCGGTCCGGGCAGCGCGACCGACCTGTGTAAGCGTATCGAAGCGATGTCCGGCGGACGTCTGAAGATTCAATTCTATGGCGCGGGCGAACTGGTACCGGCGATGGAAGGTTTCGACGCGGCCTCTGCCGGCACGGTCGAAATGAACTATGGCAATGCCTATTTCTGGACCGGGAAAAGTTTTGCCGCGCAGTATTTCACCGCAGTTCCGTTCGGTCTCAACTTTCAGGGCATCAACGGCTGGCTCTATGACGGCGGCGGCATGGCGCTCTATCAGGAGGTTTACGACAAATTCAAACTCGTTCCGCTCGTATGCGGCAATACCGGCGTGCAGATGACCGGCTGGTTCCGCAAGGAGATCAAGTCGGTGGACGATCTCAAAGGCCTGAAGATGCGCATTCCCGGCCTCGCCGGCCGCGTCTACCAGAAACTCGGTGTTGACGTACGCCTGTTGCCCGGCGGCGAAATCTTCCCCGCGCTGGAACGCGGCGTGATCGACGCCGCCGAATTCGTCGGTCCCTATCTCGACCGGCAACTGGGGCTGCAAAAGGTCGCGAAATATTACTACACGACCGGCTGGCATGAGACGGCGACGGTTTCCGAAGTCGCGATCAACAAAGACGCATGGGATAAACTACCTGCAGACCTGAAAGCGGTTGTCGAGAACGCTTGCGCGGCTTGCAATGTTATCAGCGAAGCGTGGTGCCAGAAAAAAAATGCGGAAGCATTCGAGGATCTGGTGAAGAATCAGGGCGTGATCGCGCAGCCGTTGCCGGATTCCGTGGTCGCAGCGCTGCGCAAAGGCACTGAAGAAGTAATTGCCGAAGCAGTAGCGAAAGACCCGCTCGTGAAGAAGGTCAACGACAGCTATTTCGCCTATCTTGCGAAGTACAAATCGTGGACCGCGCTCAGCGAGGGCGTCTATCACACGAAAGTGCTCGGCTAG
- a CDS encoding HPP family protein, giving the protein MPEKPELLENIKANWKTYAWRALGGAIGIYAMMFLAEMGHLPIALVPFATSVVNVIALPDALPGQPRALIGGHLISTITGLLVLTAFGSSTLAAALAVGLAIIAMHLTRTMHPPAGINPLIIVTASLPWSFLFVPVLAGVIVLTALAYIWHGIENRFVDHEGKWPASWF; this is encoded by the coding sequence TTGCCGGAGAAGCCGGAACTTCTTGAGAACATAAAGGCTAACTGGAAGACCTATGCCTGGCGTGCGCTCGGCGGGGCTATCGGCATCTATGCGATGATGTTTCTCGCGGAGATGGGCCACCTGCCGATCGCCCTCGTTCCTTTTGCGACTTCCGTCGTGAACGTGATCGCACTCCCCGACGCGCTGCCGGGACAGCCGCGTGCGCTGATTGGCGGTCATCTGATTTCAACGATAACCGGACTTTTGGTGCTGACAGCGTTTGGCTCCAGCACGCTTGCGGCGGCTCTCGCGGTTGGTTTGGCCATCATAGCAATGCATCTGACCCGCACCATGCATCCGCCCGCGGGCATCAATCCGCTCATCATCGTCACGGCGTCGTTGCCATGGAGCTTCCTGTTCGTGCCTGTATTGGCGGGCGTGATTGTGCTGACAGCTCTCGCCTATATCTGGCACGGCATTGAAAACCGCTTCGTCGATCACGAAGGAAAATGGCCGGCAAGCTGGTTTTAG